Proteins encoded within one genomic window of uncultured Draconibacterium sp.:
- the istB gene encoding IS21-like element helper ATPase IstB, whose protein sequence is MNNNQTVEKLRQMRIGAMADLHLQHVKNNGLQELTPDEYLALLTDHEWESRQNQKIERLLKQAAFRQKASVEEVHFEPARNLDRNMFNRLTTLDFIKRKENLIITGASGVGKSYLAQALGHQACFNGLKTLYSNTARLFARMKLAKTDGTYLKELSKLQKTNLLILDDFGLQALDNHSREALMDIIDDRYNKTSTIVVSQIPVSVWYDIIGEGTIADAILDRIVNSSHRIDLKGESLRKGILKSEN, encoded by the coding sequence ATGAACAACAATCAAACAGTTGAAAAACTAAGGCAGATGCGCATTGGCGCAATGGCCGACCTACATTTACAACATGTAAAAAACAATGGTTTACAAGAGCTCACCCCCGATGAGTACCTGGCCTTGCTTACCGACCATGAATGGGAAAGCAGGCAGAACCAGAAAATCGAAAGGCTTTTAAAACAAGCAGCTTTCCGTCAAAAAGCAAGCGTAGAGGAAGTGCATTTTGAGCCAGCACGGAACCTCGACCGTAACATGTTTAACCGACTGACAACGCTTGATTTTATCAAACGTAAAGAAAACCTGATAATTACAGGGGCTTCGGGCGTTGGAAAAAGCTACCTCGCTCAGGCACTTGGACACCAGGCTTGTTTTAACGGGCTAAAAACTTTGTATTCAAACACAGCCCGTTTGTTTGCCCGGATGAAACTGGCTAAAACCGATGGGACTTACCTGAAAGAACTCAGTAAGTTGCAGAAAACAAACCTGCTTATCCTCGATGACTTTGGCCTTCAGGCACTAGATAACCACAGTCGCGAAGCACTAATGGATATTATCGATGACAGGTATAACAAAACATCTACAATTGTTGTCTCGCAAATACCGGTTTCTGTGTGGTACGATATTATCGGTGAAGGTACTATTGCCGATGCAATCCTCGACCGGATTGTCAACTCATCTCACCGTATTGACCTGAAAGGGGAATCGCTGAGAAAAGGAATTTTAAAGAGTGAAAATTAA
- the istA gene encoding IS21 family transposase — MANKLDPMDLKQILSLHNDGESNRQIGGILGISRNTVNNYIKLARASDYSIGELLAMDPHRLDELFTAHTTLITDRYDELMDWFDKVNQQRNHPGFTFMYHYQEYQGQVSNPYSYTQFMEHYHRKYDQVKGSMKLEHEAGKEMYIDFAGKKLHIINKETGELIPVEVFVAILPNSQYTYVTACLSQKREDLITCTAGALSFFEGVPKAIVSDNLKSAVTRASKYEAEINRTFKDFACHYGCVINPTRSYAPQDKALVENAVNLAYQRIYYPLRDMDFFSLDDLNREIRKLLKDYNNLLFQRKQASRRELFQSVERSYLKPLPDTPYQMKDYRRAKVQKIGYVYFSPEKSYYSVPYRYIGKSTLIHYTASTVEVYYNHQRIALHKRNYTIGSYNTIKEHLSSTHRARTDWNPDFFKRMAAKHGENVLTLVDQLVTTCDYPETAYKSAMGIVQLHKAYGSERLNNACKLALLAGTHSYRRIGNILKNKQDKLPFPKENSNIPHIPAHSNLRGAAAYK, encoded by the coding sequence ATGGCAAACAAACTTGATCCGATGGATTTAAAACAGATTTTATCGTTGCACAACGACGGGGAAAGCAACCGGCAGATTGGCGGGATATTAGGTATCTCGCGCAACACCGTCAACAATTATATCAAACTGGCAAGGGCTAGCGATTACAGTATCGGGGAACTGCTGGCAATGGATCCTCACCGACTGGATGAGCTTTTTACGGCGCACACCACGCTTATTACTGACCGGTATGACGAGCTGATGGATTGGTTCGACAAAGTAAACCAGCAACGCAACCACCCCGGTTTTACCTTTATGTACCACTACCAGGAATACCAGGGCCAGGTTTCCAACCCTTACAGCTACACCCAGTTTATGGAACATTACCACCGAAAATACGACCAGGTGAAAGGTTCGATGAAACTGGAACATGAGGCAGGAAAGGAGATGTACATCGATTTTGCAGGAAAGAAACTGCATATCATCAATAAAGAAACCGGGGAGCTTATCCCGGTAGAAGTTTTTGTTGCGATCCTGCCCAATAGTCAATATACCTATGTTACAGCCTGTTTAAGCCAAAAACGCGAAGATCTTATTACTTGTACTGCCGGTGCCCTTTCATTCTTTGAAGGTGTGCCCAAAGCTATTGTTTCGGACAATTTAAAATCGGCCGTTACCCGGGCAAGTAAATACGAAGCAGAGATAAACCGTACGTTTAAAGATTTTGCCTGTCATTACGGCTGTGTTATCAACCCAACACGCAGCTATGCCCCGCAAGACAAAGCATTGGTCGAAAACGCCGTTAATCTTGCCTATCAGCGTATTTATTATCCGCTAAGGGATATGGATTTCTTTTCGCTTGACGACCTGAACCGCGAGATAAGAAAACTTTTAAAAGACTACAACAACTTGCTGTTTCAACGAAAACAGGCCAGCCGCCGGGAACTGTTTCAATCGGTGGAACGCAGCTATCTAAAACCGCTGCCCGACACGCCTTATCAGATGAAAGATTACCGCAGGGCAAAGGTCCAGAAAATTGGCTATGTGTATTTTTCACCCGAAAAAAGTTATTACAGCGTTCCGTACCGGTATATCGGTAAGTCAACACTTATCCACTATACGGCATCCACTGTTGAAGTGTATTATAACCACCAGCGTATTGCCCTTCACAAACGTAACTATACCATAGGAAGTTATAATACCATCAAAGAGCATTTAAGCAGTACCCACCGGGCACGGACCGATTGGAACCCGGATTTCTTTAAGCGTATGGCTGCCAAACATGGAGAAAATGTGTTGACACTCGTTGACCAGTTGGTGACCACTTGCGACTATCCTGAAACAGCTTACAAAAGTGCCATGGGCATTGTCCAGCTTCACAAGGCTTACGGTTCAGAGCGCTTAAATAACGCTTGTAAACTGGCCCTTCTTGCCGGAACTCATTCCTACAGGCGTATTGGTAACATCTTAAAAAATAAACAAGACAAACTTCCTTTCCCGAAAGAAAACAGCAATATTCCGCATATCCCTGCACACAGCAACCTGCGCGGGGCAGCGGCTTATAAATAA
- a CDS encoding RES domain-containing protein, with the protein MDEKNKNRIYDDYLFEKYSNVDSFIIKIEEFDKLDLTSKNSKEIGQLYFEYFPLIPYIWFGQKIERFNKHIFYRVRKNINENEEAINLTSTYSYPSSKLCEHNGRANRNGKSVFYCSDNAITAIMECQLKTGDIGYLSIWKPDAKREMRIQYSLPRHLRPDNKWNEVRKDIHPLIEQHLIENYKEKKELYIALINYLFKKFISEKFPYPLTSWLADNYLYSENWIDILLYPSVAGGQKDCNMAIHPNSVDDNIKFKKVIKFRVVDAQVDKIAYRPISVGELKNQNIVWRKAQKDEKDFSKFE; encoded by the coding sequence AAATAAAAATAGAATTTATGACGATTATCTGTTCGAAAAATACTCGAATGTAGATTCGTTTATTATTAAAATAGAAGAGTTTGATAAACTTGACCTAACAAGCAAAAACTCAAAAGAAATAGGTCAATTATACTTTGAGTATTTTCCACTAATCCCATACATATGGTTTGGACAAAAAATAGAAAGATTTAATAAGCATATTTTTTATCGAGTTCGGAAGAATATAAATGAAAATGAAGAAGCAATAAATCTAACTAGTACATATTCATATCCAAGTTCTAAACTTTGCGAGCATAATGGAAGAGCAAATAGAAACGGTAAAAGTGTTTTTTACTGCTCAGACAATGCAATTACTGCTATAATGGAATGCCAACTCAAAACTGGAGACATCGGATATTTGAGTATTTGGAAACCCGATGCAAAAAGGGAAATGAGAATTCAATATAGTTTGCCTAGACATTTACGTCCAGACAATAAATGGAATGAAGTCCGAAAAGATATTCACCCTTTAATAGAGCAACATTTAATTGAAAATTATAAAGAAAAGAAAGAACTCTATATTGCTCTAATAAATTATCTATTTAAAAAATTTATCTCAGAAAAGTTTCCTTATCCATTGACATCATGGTTAGCAGACAATTATTTGTATAGTGAAAATTGGATAGATATTCTTTTATATCCGAGTGTCGCAGGTGGACAGAAAGATTGTAATATGGCTATTCATCCAAACTCCGTTGACGACAATATTAAGTTTAAAAAAGTAATTAAATTCAGAGTAGTTGACGCGCAAGTAGACAAAATTGCATATAGACCAATTTCAGTCGGAGAATTAAAAAATCAAAATATAGTTTGGAGAAAAGCACAAAAAGATGAAAAAGACTTTTCTAAATTTGAATAA
- a CDS encoding DUF87 domain-containing protein, producing MQNEEQKYQYTNSFIFDWEYQSEEEKLVLGEKKCTEFITGFKILSIPEFNELQMYNAEEHYYNTLLRQKTFLDSIYNVFVKAAKGLSAYIELRIQNNPEIKTIDTFMILRIVRTGNIRPNLSRIKKQFEEVIPDEYEFVVLNETELKNVLNLEGKSIVEIQKTRNLLSVGSFYHEDSLGIPPRNLVEWDKTANYHIPCTSYIEPKRYNFSNFYKLLQNANEKVQLRISVGSIDVYNFEKNLAVKYLNMLKITYIDMLTPELNNYIEAYSKYINTNHLLSIKMQVSASIENTARAFANAFCSQITYGEVKNVTSFHCFSLNDTPLEILKGDWESCNHYYHVNPEVEIPFKDHEELIDSFIQRMPYISDTSEAMAVFRLPIAQASGIPGMISKSIKPFYQPNPKSKQETNNIELGKVVVSNKVNNELEYSLPLKDLTKHGLIVGATGSGKTNTTLNFVKELIRNDIPFLIIEPVKSEYYEKVSKLLQEKGKRLKRFQLSTPFKQDGKANKDFLRFNPFVAIQGITPFQHLSYIKSCLMAAFPMFGIMPAVLEDCLYEYLGQDYKVKGKDGQSVVVYKGLCKNDFFNISKNTKHHLKVNGKIINNRYKTLKGFSQFVEKYLNENKKQFNDKSSAELVASLSRRLSKLTKGLLGQIFCPENWSDSGHNYSNIDNNIDVVLNQPCIVELEALPDNDDKALVMAFLLTYLFESRQLRKSHSKENQLHVTLIEEAHRLLSSSSSKSSGGGENANMSQDSGTKTINLFIDMLAEIRAKNESIFIVEQSPTKLIADAIKNTNLKIMHRITNKSDRDYLGEAMNMDEQQSRYATTLEQGEALVFDEQLNKPILVKMNEFDKKE from the coding sequence ATGCAAAATGAGGAGCAAAAATACCAGTATACAAATAGTTTTATTTTTGATTGGGAATATCAGAGTGAGGAAGAGAAGCTTGTATTAGGTGAAAAAAAATGTACTGAATTTATTACGGGTTTTAAAATTCTTAGCATTCCTGAGTTTAATGAACTTCAAATGTATAATGCGGAAGAACATTACTATAACACTCTTCTTAGACAAAAAACTTTTTTAGACTCAATTTATAACGTATTTGTTAAGGCAGCAAAAGGTTTATCTGCATATATAGAACTACGTATACAAAACAATCCAGAAATAAAAACAATTGATACTTTTATGATTCTTAGGATTGTCCGTACTGGTAATATTAGACCGAATCTTTCAAGAATAAAGAAACAGTTCGAGGAGGTTATTCCTGATGAATATGAATTCGTTGTATTAAATGAGACAGAATTAAAAAATGTTTTAAATCTTGAAGGTAAGTCTATCGTAGAGATACAAAAAACTCGTAATTTATTAAGTGTTGGGTCTTTTTATCATGAAGACAGTTTAGGAATCCCACCAAGAAATCTTGTTGAATGGGATAAAACAGCAAATTATCATATCCCATGTACAAGCTACATTGAACCCAAACGGTATAATTTTTCAAACTTTTATAAGCTCTTACAGAATGCTAATGAAAAAGTACAATTAAGAATCTCCGTAGGTTCAATTGATGTATATAACTTTGAAAAGAACTTAGCTGTGAAATATCTTAATATGTTAAAAATAACGTATATAGATATGCTGACCCCAGAGTTAAATAATTATATTGAAGCTTACTCAAAATACATAAACACTAATCATTTGCTGTCAATAAAAATGCAAGTGAGTGCTTCAATAGAAAATACTGCACGTGCCTTTGCAAATGCCTTTTGTAGTCAAATTACATATGGTGAAGTTAAAAATGTTACTAGCTTTCATTGTTTTTCATTAAATGATACTCCTTTAGAAATTTTAAAGGGTGATTGGGAAAGTTGCAATCATTATTATCATGTTAATCCAGAGGTTGAGATTCCTTTCAAAGACCATGAAGAATTAATTGATTCATTTATTCAACGAATGCCATATATAAGTGATACTTCTGAAGCAATGGCAGTATTTAGGTTGCCTATAGCTCAAGCTTCTGGAATACCTGGGATGATTTCTAAATCAATTAAACCTTTTTACCAACCAAATCCAAAATCAAAACAAGAGACCAATAATATTGAATTAGGAAAAGTAGTTGTTTCAAACAAGGTTAATAATGAATTAGAATATTCTTTACCTTTAAAAGACCTAACTAAACATGGGTTAATAGTTGGGGCTACTGGTTCGGGAAAGACTAATACAACATTAAATTTTGTAAAAGAATTAATAAGAAATGACATACCATTCCTTATTATTGAGCCAGTTAAATCAGAATATTATGAGAAAGTTAGTAAGTTGTTACAGGAAAAAGGCAAAAGGCTAAAAAGGTTTCAATTATCAACTCCATTTAAACAAGACGGTAAGGCTAATAAAGATTTCCTACGCTTTAATCCATTTGTTGCTATTCAAGGTATTACACCTTTTCAACATTTATCTTATATTAAAAGTTGTTTAATGGCAGCATTTCCAATGTTTGGTATTATGCCTGCTGTTTTAGAAGATTGTCTTTATGAATATTTAGGTCAGGATTATAAAGTAAAAGGTAAAGACGGTCAGTCAGTTGTTGTATACAAAGGATTATGTAAGAACGATTTTTTTAATATTTCCAAAAACACGAAACATCACCTTAAGGTTAATGGGAAAATAATAAACAATCGATATAAAACATTAAAGGGCTTTAGTCAATTTGTAGAGAAATATTTGAATGAAAACAAAAAACAATTTAATGATAAAAGTAGTGCAGAACTTGTTGCAAGTCTAAGTCGGCGCTTATCTAAACTAACAAAAGGATTATTAGGTCAGATTTTTTGTCCAGAAAACTGGAGTGATTCAGGTCATAACTACTCAAATATAGATAACAATATTGATGTTGTTTTAAATCAACCATGTATAGTTGAATTAGAAGCATTACCTGATAATGATGACAAAGCATTGGTGATGGCTTTTCTGCTTACATATCTTTTTGAAAGTAGACAATTGAGAAAATCTCATAGTAAGGAAAATCAACTGCATGTAACCTTAATTGAAGAAGCACATAGGCTTTTAAGTAGTTCTTCTTCCAAATCCTCAGGTGGGGGAGAGAATGCGAATATGTCACAGGATAGCGGTACAAAAACCATTAATCTTTTTATAGATATGCTTGCTGAAATACGAGCAAAAAATGAATCAATTTTTATTGTTGAACAAAGTCCAACTAAATTAATTGCAGATGCCATAAAAAACACCAACCTTAAAATTATGCATAGAATCACAAATAAAAGTGATAGAGATTATTTAGGTGAAGCAATGAATATGGATGAACAACAATCGAGATATGCAACCACTTTAGAGCAAGGTGAAGCTCTTGTTTTTGATGAGCAACTGAATAAACCTATTTTAGTCAAAATGAATGAATTCGATAAAAAAGAGTAA
- the ltrA gene encoding group II intron reverse transcriptase/maturase, whose translation MNLWNETKSVPISKTMVWEAYKKVKANKGSAGVDQISMEEFDAERSKHLYKLWNRMASGSYFPPPVKEARIAKKDGKTRLLGIPTISDRIGQMVVKDYLEPRFEAIFSTNSYGYRPKRNAHQALAMVRKNCRKTDWVIDLDIKAFFDNIDHGKLLRAVEKHVNENWCLFYIKRWLNAPVQTKSGELVHKQGKGTPQGGVISPLLANLFLHYAIDKWLELKHKTVNFVRYADDAIIHCKSKTLAEWLLEKLRERLKDCGLELHPEKTKLVYCLDYRRQGVHPIVKFDFLGYSFQPRTTKSPRTGKLFLGYDCAISISSKKRIADKMEELNIVGLTYKSIVGVAQFLNPFIRGWINYFGKFRKHELNPIFIWLNKRLIRWVRKRYKRYRISIKRAFRWFTRVKEQFPSLFYHWQLGLG comes from the coding sequence ATGAATTTATGGAATGAGACAAAATCAGTACCTATAAGCAAAACCATGGTATGGGAAGCTTATAAGAAAGTAAAAGCCAACAAAGGAAGTGCAGGTGTTGACCAAATCAGCATGGAAGAATTTGATGCCGAAAGGTCGAAACATTTGTACAAGCTTTGGAATCGTATGGCATCGGGCAGTTATTTTCCTCCACCTGTTAAGGAAGCCCGGATAGCTAAGAAAGACGGTAAAACCCGCTTACTTGGTATTCCAACTATCTCCGACAGGATTGGTCAGATGGTTGTAAAAGATTATTTAGAACCAAGGTTTGAGGCTATATTCAGTACTAATTCTTATGGTTACCGACCAAAGCGAAACGCCCATCAGGCTCTTGCAATGGTTCGGAAAAACTGTAGGAAAACAGACTGGGTAATCGACCTCGACATAAAAGCTTTCTTTGATAATATCGACCATGGGAAACTACTGCGTGCCGTGGAGAAACACGTTAACGAAAACTGGTGTTTATTTTACATCAAACGGTGGCTGAATGCACCCGTGCAAACAAAATCAGGAGAACTGGTTCACAAGCAGGGGAAAGGCACTCCACAAGGTGGTGTGATAAGCCCGTTACTCGCGAACTTGTTTCTGCATTATGCCATAGATAAATGGCTTGAACTAAAGCACAAAACAGTGAATTTTGTTCGCTATGCCGACGATGCAATAATTCATTGTAAGAGCAAAACTCTAGCGGAATGGCTGCTGGAAAAGTTACGTGAAAGGCTGAAAGATTGTGGATTGGAACTTCACCCTGAAAAGACAAAATTGGTTTACTGTCTTGACTATCGTAGACAAGGCGTTCATCCAATTGTAAAGTTCGATTTTCTGGGGTACTCGTTTCAACCACGTACAACCAAATCGCCAAGGACAGGGAAACTGTTTCTTGGGTACGATTGTGCTATCAGCATTAGTTCTAAGAAACGTATTGCTGATAAAATGGAAGAACTTAACATTGTGGGATTGACTTACAAAAGTATTGTTGGTGTAGCTCAATTTCTAAACCCGTTTATTCGGGGATGGATTAACTACTTTGGTAAGTTCAGAAAACACGAGTTGAACCCAATCTTTATTTGGCTGAACAAGCGATTAATCCGCTGGGTTAGGAAAAGGTACAAACGCTACAGAATCAGTATAAAAAGAGCATTCCGATGGTTTACAAGAGTTAAGGAACAATTCCCGAGCCTGTTTTACCATTGGCAACTTGGATTAGGTTGA
- a CDS encoding IS1182 family transposase: MQGKKVYHEKLFSNFQLSHRVPKENFYRRLKEVLDLSYLYSQTKAYYGSCGQKSIDPIVFYKLCLVGYLENIISDRHIIDHCSMRLDILYFLGFDIDEELPWHSTLSRTRQLFPEALFEKVFEQVLRMCIEKGMVSGHTQAMDSAPIKANASMDSLELKVPEEELDDYLRRVRHLNTKDKENYPHRKAKNNKASQQQQTITADKRELQGIKSRTKKWSKDQDARPGSRNKGAKYTSNKTHYSPSDPDARISVKPGKARKLNYHGNISVDTANHVITDAKAYHADRVDSTNLQDVTLRLKERLLQEGLMWRNVLADAGYSSGENYAFLEKQNLISYIPPHGTYKGGPKGFTYEKDGNYWLCPEGKKATFRVRRAEKGNWKDYYLTRRSDCKGCPIKQQCIGKSFEKRIGITIYVDQYTRNNERIKSKFGRRMKSKRQSTVEPVWGTLTQFTGLRKINTIGIEQANKVVQMAATAYNLKKLLKFEAKHVKTMAAAIAFYFSSLSLKMKDLKPGFPSEISFC, translated from the coding sequence ATGCAGGGGAAGAAAGTTTATCACGAGAAACTGTTTTCCAACTTCCAGTTATCTCACCGCGTTCCCAAAGAAAATTTCTATCGCAGGTTAAAAGAAGTTCTGGATTTATCATATCTGTATTCCCAGACCAAAGCTTATTATGGTTCATGTGGTCAGAAAAGTATCGACCCGATCGTGTTTTATAAGCTTTGTTTGGTAGGGTATCTTGAAAATATCATCAGCGACCGGCATATAATTGATCATTGTTCCATGCGTTTAGACATCCTCTATTTTTTAGGGTTCGACATCGATGAAGAATTGCCGTGGCACAGTACCTTAAGCCGGACCCGCCAGTTGTTTCCGGAAGCATTATTCGAAAAAGTATTTGAACAGGTTTTACGGATGTGCATAGAAAAAGGGATGGTTTCCGGTCATACGCAGGCAATGGATTCTGCGCCGATAAAAGCCAATGCAAGCATGGACAGCCTTGAATTGAAAGTCCCGGAAGAAGAATTGGATGATTATCTCCGCAGGGTGCGGCATTTAAATACAAAGGATAAAGAAAACTATCCCCATCGAAAAGCAAAAAACAACAAAGCCAGTCAGCAGCAACAAACTATAACAGCAGACAAGCGGGAGCTTCAGGGCATAAAGTCTCGGACAAAGAAATGGTCAAAAGACCAGGATGCACGCCCCGGATCGAGGAACAAGGGAGCCAAATACACCAGCAACAAAACACATTACAGTCCCAGCGATCCCGATGCGCGTATCAGCGTAAAACCGGGGAAAGCCCGAAAGCTGAATTACCATGGAAACATTAGTGTCGATACAGCCAATCATGTAATTACCGATGCCAAAGCCTATCATGCCGACCGTGTTGACAGTACAAATTTGCAGGATGTAACCCTGCGGTTGAAAGAGCGACTTTTGCAAGAAGGCCTGATGTGGCGAAATGTATTGGCCGATGCAGGTTACAGCAGCGGCGAGAACTACGCTTTTCTGGAAAAACAAAACCTTATAAGCTACATTCCCCCGCACGGAACATACAAAGGTGGCCCCAAAGGTTTTACTTACGAAAAAGATGGTAATTACTGGCTATGCCCCGAGGGAAAGAAGGCAACTTTTCGGGTACGCAGAGCAGAGAAAGGCAACTGGAAGGATTACTACCTGACACGGCGCAGCGATTGCAAGGGTTGTCCCATAAAGCAGCAGTGCATTGGAAAAAGTTTTGAAAAACGTATTGGTATAACCATTTATGTCGATCAGTATACCAGGAATAACGAACGGATAAAAAGCAAGTTTGGCCGGAGAATGAAAAGCAAGCGACAATCTACAGTTGAACCGGTTTGGGGAACCTTGACCCAGTTTACAGGCTTGCGGAAAATAAACACAATTGGAATTGAACAAGCTAATAAGGTAGTGCAAATGGCTGCTACGGCTTACAACCTGAAAAAGCTGCTGAAGTTTGAAGCGAAACATGTGAAAACGATGGCAGCAGCCATTGCTTTTTATTTTTCGTCTCTCAGCTTAAAAATGAAGGATCTTAAACCCGGGTTTCCGTCAGAAATTAGCTTTTGCTGA
- a CDS encoding DUF1634 domain-containing protein, translated as MSKANESVTEVSVKKIALGISIFIFLSTLPYWLVDRDSNFSIINLIFSKVMGQMGDVELDAETSLSLQWAKYYFHLIITSIGLLIYFFSDTSKYIGYALSRFYMGKFFHGNSKAMNQSTRILKIIITPVFIITIYLLLMGLIDANTIPIRNFNYVMITFLVLLITWNVGYPEFFENTSLSGEYDYRNKLMLVKLSGTQIAYIRKSINKDEWQLIPSGNDADFSYKQIYVIPINKLTHKIEKVIFITTSIGEIIGDIIMRPKKSKEKNHFPEMLNRNQVAHLFDMTNISEFETAIRFALKESEILPQITKKYEYVNDFFTTNPNISPNEWDTNFKGLLTEIDKIDFIKGITDSIEKNINQMFDDNYVFEVETRVDVKNEGPRKYLEDKYGEYLKQIREENAGIEKEYRGADIEIRNELRRALIDVMKTSPNNKKLELINLITELEHNPNKQLHNKAKQILEASVVENNKQLESGDFKKTASKITLTLSHFTSDESSKDDIDEAISKCSVDYFDINNLIVDEFLNDLYANWKYDKEPKEESEVKILVEESLQNIINKK; from the coding sequence ATGAGTAAAGCAAACGAATCAGTAACAGAGGTTTCAGTAAAAAAAATTGCCTTAGGAATTAGCATTTTTATTTTCCTTAGTACATTACCATATTGGTTAGTTGATAGAGATAGCAACTTTTCAATAATCAATTTGATTTTTAGTAAAGTTATGGGACAAATGGGTGATGTCGAATTAGATGCAGAAACTTCTTTATCACTACAATGGGCAAAATATTATTTTCACTTAATTATTACTTCAATAGGATTATTAATTTATTTCTTTTCAGATACATCGAAATATATAGGATATGCGTTGTCTAGATTTTATATGGGCAAATTTTTCCATGGTAATAGCAAGGCAATGAACCAATCTACCAGGATATTGAAGATTATTATAACCCCTGTTTTTATAATAACGATTTATCTACTTCTAATGGGACTAATTGATGCAAATACAATTCCTATTAGGAATTTTAATTATGTAATGATTACCTTCTTAGTGCTTTTAATCACTTGGAATGTTGGCTATCCAGAATTTTTTGAAAATACAAGTTTGTCTGGAGAATATGATTATCGAAATAAATTAATGTTGGTTAAATTAAGTGGGACACAAATAGCATACATAAGGAAATCAATCAATAAAGATGAGTGGCAATTGATTCCAAGTGGTAATGATGCTGATTTTTCCTATAAACAGATTTATGTAATTCCAATAAACAAACTTACTCATAAAATAGAGAAAGTAATTTTTATTACTACTTCAATTGGTGAAATCATTGGTGATATAATAATGCGGCCTAAAAAGAGTAAGGAAAAAAATCATTTTCCTGAAATGTTAAATAGAAATCAAGTAGCTCACTTATTTGATATGACCAATATCTCAGAGTTTGAAACTGCAATTCGCTTTGCATTGAAGGAATCTGAAATATTACCTCAAATTACTAAAAAGTATGAGTATGTAAATGATTTCTTTACTACGAATCCAAATATTTCTCCTAATGAATGGGATACGAATTTTAAGGGACTTTTAACTGAAATTGATAAGATTGACTTCATCAAGGGTATTACTGATTCAATAGAAAAAAATATTAACCAAATGTTTGACGATAATTATGTTTTTGAAGTTGAAACTAGAGTAGATGTTAAGAATGAAGGGCCTAGAAAATATCTAGAAGACAAGTATGGTGAATATTTAAAACAAATACGAGAGGAAAATGCTGGTATTGAAAAAGAATACCGTGGAGCAGATATTGAAATTAGAAATGAATTAAGGAGAGCGCTTATTGATGTAATGAAAACTTCTCCAAATAATAAGAAATTAGAACTAATTAATCTTATTACAGAATTAGAACATAATCCTAATAAGCAACTCCATAATAAAGCAAAGCAAATCTTGGAGGCATCTGTAGTTGAAAATAATAAACAATTAGAATCAGGTGATTTTAAAAAGACTGCATCTAAAATCACTTTAACATTATCTCATTTTACTAGTGACGAATCATCTAAGGATGATATTGATGAAGCAATTTCAAAGTGTAGCGTAGATTATTTTGATATTAATAATTTAATTGTTGATGAGTTTTTAAATGATTTATATGCAAATTGGAAATATGACAAGGAGCCAAAAGAAGAATCCGAGGTAAAAATACTTGTTGAGGAATCATTACAAAACATAATTAATAAAAAATAG
- a CDS encoding helix-turn-helix domain-containing protein has translation MKNRIEEPQESMLTQRMDVGSQGFNDFQAILLSKSRKRTESQKMGIDLLTIKYEMEDYLISDESEVKPVGEFLKTILRTLKIQQKQFAEYLDLKPSNLSKLINGERTINYDLALIFGRLFNHNPMLWIEIQAKNELNRLLHAERKKYSIYSLSDLVREQKNAV, from the coding sequence ATGAAAAACAGGATAGAAGAACCACAAGAAAGTATGCTAACTCAACGGATGGATGTTGGCTCACAAGGATTTAATGATTTCCAGGCTATTTTATTAAGCAAATCAAGAAAACGAACTGAAAGCCAAAAAATGGGAATAGATTTATTGACTATAAAATACGAAATGGAAGATTATCTAATTTCGGATGAATCGGAAGTTAAACCTGTAGGAGAATTTTTAAAGACTATTTTAAGAACATTAAAAATTCAGCAAAAACAGTTTGCTGAGTATTTGGATTTGAAACCATCAAACCTAAGTAAACTGATAAACGGAGAACGTACGATAAATTATGATTTAGCTTTGATATTTGGGCGGTTGTTTAATCATAACCCGATGTTATGGATTGAAATTCAAGCAAAAAATGAATTAAACCGGCTACTTCATGCTGAGAGAAAAAAATATTCAATCTATTCATTGAGTGACTTAGTACGAGAACAAAAAAACGCGGTATAA